The Stieleria sp. JC731 genome has a segment encoding these proteins:
- a CDS encoding PSD1 and planctomycete cytochrome C domain-containing protein — protein MKESTTSPSLFPSAAFTFGLLIIAVMPRFADADEVSFSHDILPLLSDRCFHCHGPDESHREAGLRLDLEDNAKEDLGGYSALVPGDLDASELWARITTSDPDLVMPPPDSHRPLLDESEQQMIRDWISSGAKWGKHWSLERIERPELPSDRTHPIDAFVVDRLDAAELDLSTPANPITLLRRLSFDLIGMGPTANEIKAFQSRLDSGKDSLDIILNDEIKRLLNSPHHGERMAMWWLDAARYSDSDGFQQDATRQNWPWRDWVIGQFNQNTPFDQFTIEQFAGDLLPEPTETQKLATCFHRNHMTNGEGGRDPEESRIDYVIDRVNTMGTVWMGLTLGCVQCHSHKFDPITQHEYYSLAAFFNSIDEDGRAGNRAKPYLSYTSPDAAARMETQAEFAAQLEKAESEERQAAEQRFELWLSSLNEEKAEDYQTWRTPKPLSVTSSEGTEFEISSENVVQTFGLSLMHDDYRITFELPADMVPVTGLRLEVLPDQANVGGRFTRGGNGEFALTSVRVLGRRSNSPSEQQIELSGAIADYEADKKRKTTWDDRYSPIAKTLNDDARDGWTTEGAEAVEPHVGVFEFEQPWKADSGDRLIVMLRHRSTHGHSNIAKFRLSLTSERGETVRRHDGDSPIAAYFRHHSVSVGNRGPVENKEHAENAELPGELPGELRARLFDQFLLGDDGYQQVLRTLQIAKRQLNEYKDAAKPRNVMVLAERETPRATHVLVRGVWDAKGDEVQPGVIRQVLADERGEIRTRLDLAQWILDREHPLTARVAVNHLWQMMFGQGLVRTPGDFGLQGELPTHPELLDWLAVELIESKWDLRHVLQLIATSQTYQQSSGTSRSLLELDPENRLLARAPRFRLPSWMIRDNALRVSGLLNPAIGGPPVRPYQPEGVWGEITMGRFSYEPSVGTEQYRRTVYAFWRRSIAPTFLFDSAQRRVCEVSLRRTNTPLQALTLMNDTTILEASRALADRAATVTKEDDFDAGIKWLGLAVLGRHFDADETASVRSVWNQSESHFQRHPNDAMAYCSVGQQKAPAESEVASIAAWMAVANLALNLDEAMTRE, from the coding sequence ATGAAAGAGTCTACTACTTCGCCATCGCTGTTTCCGTCTGCGGCCTTCACGTTCGGCTTGCTCATCATCGCGGTTATGCCGCGTTTTGCCGACGCGGACGAGGTTTCGTTTTCACACGATATCCTGCCGTTGCTTTCGGACCGATGCTTCCACTGCCACGGTCCCGATGAATCGCATCGCGAAGCCGGGCTGCGTCTGGATCTTGAAGACAACGCAAAAGAAGACTTGGGTGGATATTCTGCGCTCGTCCCCGGTGACTTGGATGCGAGCGAGCTATGGGCCCGTATAACGACAAGTGATCCTGACTTGGTCATGCCGCCGCCTGATTCGCATCGTCCTTTGTTGGACGAATCCGAACAGCAAATGATTCGCGATTGGATCAGTAGCGGAGCCAAATGGGGAAAGCATTGGTCTTTGGAACGCATTGAGCGGCCTGAACTGCCGAGCGATCGAACGCACCCCATTGATGCCTTTGTTGTAGATCGGCTAGATGCAGCCGAACTGGACCTTTCTACGCCAGCGAACCCAATAACGCTACTGCGCCGGTTGTCATTCGATTTGATCGGGATGGGCCCGACAGCGAACGAAATCAAGGCTTTCCAGAGCCGTCTGGATTCGGGAAAGGATTCGTTGGATATCATTCTGAACGACGAAATCAAAAGGCTTTTGAATTCCCCACATCACGGCGAACGGATGGCCATGTGGTGGTTGGATGCCGCCCGGTATTCCGATTCCGATGGCTTTCAGCAAGACGCGACTCGCCAAAATTGGCCATGGCGCGATTGGGTGATTGGTCAGTTCAACCAGAACACTCCGTTCGATCAGTTCACGATCGAACAATTCGCCGGCGACCTTCTACCCGAGCCAACAGAAACGCAAAAGTTGGCAACTTGTTTTCATCGCAACCACATGACCAATGGCGAAGGTGGACGCGATCCCGAGGAATCACGAATCGACTACGTGATCGACCGCGTCAATACGATGGGCACCGTGTGGATGGGACTGACACTGGGCTGTGTTCAATGTCATTCGCATAAATTCGATCCGATCACACAGCACGAGTACTATTCGCTTGCAGCGTTTTTCAACAGCATCGATGAAGACGGGCGGGCCGGAAATCGTGCAAAGCCCTACCTGAGTTATACGTCCCCGGATGCGGCCGCACGGATGGAGACGCAGGCCGAATTTGCTGCACAGCTTGAAAAAGCAGAGTCAGAAGAACGACAAGCGGCTGAGCAACGTTTCGAACTCTGGTTGTCCAGCCTGAACGAAGAGAAGGCAGAAGACTATCAAACTTGGCGGACCCCAAAGCCATTGTCTGTGACGAGTTCCGAAGGTACCGAATTCGAGATTAGTTCTGAGAATGTGGTGCAGACATTCGGTCTTTCATTGATGCATGATGACTATCGCATCACCTTCGAATTGCCTGCGGATATGGTCCCGGTGACTGGGCTTCGATTGGAAGTTTTACCGGATCAAGCGAACGTTGGTGGACGTTTCACGCGGGGAGGAAATGGTGAGTTCGCACTGACCAGCGTCCGTGTTCTTGGCAGGCGTTCGAACAGTCCAAGTGAGCAACAGATTGAGTTGTCAGGTGCGATTGCTGATTATGAAGCTGATAAAAAGCGAAAGACCACGTGGGACGATCGCTATTCACCGATTGCAAAAACACTGAACGATGACGCACGTGATGGTTGGACAACCGAAGGGGCTGAAGCGGTCGAGCCCCACGTCGGCGTTTTTGAGTTCGAGCAGCCTTGGAAAGCGGATAGCGGCGATCGCTTGATTGTGATGCTCCGCCATCGATCAACTCATGGCCATTCAAATATCGCGAAGTTTCGATTGTCTTTGACCAGCGAGCGAGGAGAGACGGTTCGTCGGCATGATGGCGACTCGCCAATCGCCGCTTATTTTCGGCATCACAGTGTGTCTGTTGGAAATAGGGGGCCTGTTGAGAACAAGGAGCATGCTGAGAATGCGGAACTGCCGGGTGAACTTCCGGGGGAACTTCGCGCTCGGCTGTTTGATCAATTCCTATTGGGCGATGATGGATACCAGCAGGTGCTTCGCACATTGCAAATCGCCAAGCGTCAGCTAAACGAATATAAGGATGCAGCAAAACCGCGAAACGTGATGGTGTTGGCAGAGCGGGAAACGCCTCGCGCCACACATGTTCTTGTTCGAGGCGTTTGGGATGCGAAAGGCGACGAAGTTCAGCCCGGTGTGATTCGTCAGGTCTTGGCTGATGAACGCGGTGAGATTCGCACGCGTCTTGATTTAGCGCAGTGGATTCTCGACCGAGAGCATCCGCTGACTGCACGAGTTGCCGTCAATCATTTGTGGCAAATGATGTTTGGGCAAGGGCTGGTGAGAACGCCCGGCGACTTTGGATTGCAGGGTGAGTTGCCGACACATCCAGAATTGCTTGATTGGCTAGCGGTTGAACTTATCGAAAGCAAATGGGATCTTCGCCACGTATTGCAGCTCATCGCTACCAGTCAGACTTACCAACAGTCCAGTGGGACATCGCGATCGCTCTTGGAACTAGACCCGGAGAATCGATTGCTCGCTCGGGCGCCTCGGTTCCGTTTGCCGTCTTGGATGATTCGTGATAATGCTTTGCGTGTGTCGGGGCTATTAAATCCGGCAATCGGCGGGCCTCCGGTACGTCCTTATCAACCAGAAGGTGTGTGGGGCGAGATCACGATGGGGCGATTCAGCTATGAACCAAGTGTTGGAACCGAGCAATATCGCCGGACTGTCTATGCGTTTTGGCGGCGCTCGATTGCACCGACATTTTTGTTTGACAGCGCACAGCGACGCGTGTGTGAAGTCAGCTTGCGACGGACAAATACACCGCTGCAGGCTTTGACGCTGATGAATGACACGACCATCCTGGAGGCGTCGCGAGCCTTGGCTGATCGAGCAGCAACCGTGACAAAGGAAGATGACTTCGATGCAGGGATCAAGTGGCTGGGACTTGCTGTTTTAGGACGTCACTTTGACGCCGATGAAACGGCATCGGTTCGCTCGGTCTGGAATCAAAGTGAAAGTCACTTCCAGCGGCATCCCAATGACGCGATGGCGTACTGCAGTGTGGGGCAGCAAAAGGCACCTGCCGAATCGGAAGTAGCTTCGATCGCTGCCTGGATGGCCGTTGCCAACTTGGCATTGAACTTAGATGAGGCGATGACCCGTGAGTAG
- the trmB gene encoding tRNA (guanosine(46)-N7)-methyltransferase TrmB has translation MPRSPLRSPKPSIDLSEHLLIMRGHSPHHPAATEELAEVPQRLDSPTLFANEAPLELEIGSGKGLFLKTASEKTPEHNFLGIEIVHKYAKHTAARLSKAERVNAKVISGDAGPLVSERITPGSLEAVHVYFPDPWWKKRHRKRRVVNETSIQNFLRVLRPGGRFHFWTDVLDYFESTVEMIAAVTPEFGVPIPEQKKTSTHDLDYRTHFERRSRQNQIPVYRVRYEKRTS, from the coding sequence ATGCCTCGCAGCCCACTTCGATCCCCAAAACCGTCAATCGACCTGTCCGAGCACTTGTTGATCATGCGCGGACACTCCCCCCATCATCCTGCCGCCACGGAAGAACTGGCAGAAGTACCGCAGCGACTCGACAGTCCGACTTTATTCGCAAACGAAGCCCCCTTGGAATTAGAAATCGGAAGCGGCAAAGGCCTGTTCCTGAAAACGGCTTCTGAAAAGACGCCTGAGCACAATTTCTTGGGCATCGAGATCGTTCACAAATACGCCAAGCACACCGCCGCTCGACTTTCAAAAGCGGAACGTGTAAACGCCAAAGTCATCTCGGGGGATGCTGGCCCACTCGTCAGCGAGCGGATTACGCCAGGTTCGCTCGAAGCGGTCCACGTCTATTTCCCGGACCCTTGGTGGAAAAAAAGGCATCGTAAACGACGCGTTGTTAACGAGACCAGTATTCAGAATTTTTTGCGTGTGCTTCGCCCGGGTGGTCGCTTCCATTTTTGGACCGACGTCTTGGACTACTTTGAATCGACCGTCGAAATGATCGCCGCGGTCACACCCGAATTCGGTGTGCCGATCCCAGAGCAGAAAAAAACCTCGACGCATGACTTGGACTACCGCACCCACTTCGAACGACGCAGTCGCCAGAATCAAATTCCTGTCTACCGTGTCCGCTACGAAAAACGAACCTCGTAA
- a CDS encoding ATP-binding protein, translated as MQDELSILLVEDDDDTRITLTDVLEIDGNHVIVASSIAEAIELLDNSVAIIILDRKLPDGPAEQHIPKLRRQAPDADIVVVTGYADMDSTISAFRSGASDFLLKPINPEALRHTVCRIVQKKTTELKLRKEQQFADRVLSTAEAIVLVLDPEGKIVRFNPYFERLSGWKLEEVQGKDWFSTFVPKSDHNTIRDLFLLTQANGSSTGVINAIITREGAERQIRWSNTTLVTDSGDIDSVLAVGVDVTEFVDAQVKVAQSERLAAIGQTMASLAHESRNALQRIQSGLELLELDVGNDPEAIKDLSTVKRAAADLNSLLEEIRSFAAPIQLNLVSADLRDVYQRAWRNLASNRENRDCELAEIDNRHQQKTLFDSLRLEQVFRNLFENSLAAASDPVKIQIRIDQNEQNDTTILVTDNGPGLSRDQSLRVFEPFFTTKTRGTGLGLAIVKRIVEAHQGEIEVDQRVSEMGGAAIKITLPHQIQNAWA; from the coding sequence ATGCAGGATGAGCTTTCGATCCTCTTGGTCGAAGATGATGACGATACTCGCATCACGCTGACCGATGTCTTGGAGATCGATGGCAACCACGTCATCGTCGCGAGCTCAATCGCCGAGGCAATCGAATTGCTCGACAATTCAGTCGCCATCATCATTCTCGATCGTAAACTTCCTGACGGACCAGCCGAACAGCACATCCCAAAGCTACGTCGGCAAGCGCCCGATGCCGACATCGTTGTCGTGACCGGCTACGCCGACATGGACAGCACGATTTCCGCGTTCCGATCTGGGGCGTCAGACTTTCTGCTTAAACCGATCAACCCCGAAGCCCTTCGGCACACGGTCTGCCGGATCGTTCAAAAGAAAACGACTGAGCTTAAGCTTCGCAAGGAACAGCAGTTCGCAGACCGGGTACTCTCGACTGCCGAAGCCATCGTTTTGGTGCTCGATCCTGAAGGCAAAATCGTTCGCTTCAATCCGTACTTTGAACGCCTATCGGGATGGAAACTTGAAGAGGTGCAAGGAAAGGATTGGTTTTCTACTTTCGTTCCCAAAAGTGATCACAATACGATTCGCGATTTGTTTTTGCTGACCCAAGCGAACGGATCTTCAACGGGCGTCATTAACGCGATCATTACGCGCGAAGGCGCTGAACGACAGATCCGATGGAGCAATACAACACTTGTCACTGATTCTGGCGACATCGATTCAGTGCTTGCCGTCGGTGTTGATGTGACCGAATTTGTTGACGCTCAAGTAAAAGTTGCTCAAAGTGAACGATTGGCGGCGATCGGCCAGACGATGGCTTCATTGGCCCATGAAAGTCGCAACGCCTTGCAGCGGATCCAATCGGGTTTGGAGCTATTGGAATTGGATGTCGGCAATGATCCGGAGGCGATCAAAGACCTTTCCACCGTCAAGCGTGCCGCGGCGGACCTGAATTCACTTCTGGAAGAGATTCGTTCTTTCGCCGCCCCCATCCAGCTGAATTTAGTCAGCGCAGATCTGCGTGACGTCTACCAACGAGCTTGGCGCAATCTTGCGTCCAACCGAGAAAACCGTGACTGCGAGCTGGCAGAAATTGACAATCGTCATCAGCAAAAGACACTCTTCGATTCGCTTCGCTTGGAACAGGTCTTTCGAAACCTGTTTGAAAACTCGCTTGCGGCGGCTAGCGATCCGGTCAAGATTCAAATTCGGATTGATCAGAACGAACAAAACGACACCACGATTTTGGTGACAGATAACGGCCCAGGTCTTTCGCGAGACCAAAGCCTCCGTGTATTCGAACCATTCTTTACAACCAAAACCCGTGGTACAGGGCTGGGCCTTGCTATCGTCAAACGGATCGTCGAAGCACATCAAGGTGAAATCGAAGTTGACCAAAGGGTCTCCGAGATGGGCGGTGCGGCAATCAAGATCACCCTGCCCCACCAAATCCAGAACGCTTGGGCATAG
- a CDS encoding DUF1501 domain-containing protein, which yields MSSQSKSIVNAQAHDRLGRRSFLNQVGFNFGAIAAGVMLGNESSKASFQTALPHFAPRAKRVIFLTQSGGPSQIELFDHKPELHRLAGTELPDSVRQGQRLTGMTAGKKQLVLPPITKFKPNRRCGTMIGEWLPHIGAIADEICVVRSMVTDQINHAPAMTKFLTGHQLAGRPSFGCWASYGLGSMNRNLPDYVVLLSRMKRASDQPLYDHYWGSGFLPSKHQGVKLRSAKDPVLYLNDPEGYPRQLRRGMLDGLEALNRKRFRQTLDPEIETRIEQYEMAFRMQASIPELTDLRDEADATFELYGPDSRRPGSYAANCILARRLAERGVRFIQLFHPDWDHHSRLSSWCVSRCVDTDQPSAALIVDLKRRGLLDDTLVIWGGEFGRSVAGQGDWKSPEAGRDHHPRCFSIWMAGAGIKPGITYGATDDYSYNAVENPVHVRDLHATALHLMGVDHERFTYRYQGLDFKLTGVEDSRVVNEIIA from the coding sequence GTGAGTAGTCAATCAAAATCAATAGTCAACGCACAAGCGCACGATCGACTGGGCCGTCGCAGTTTTCTAAACCAAGTCGGATTCAATTTCGGTGCCATTGCAGCCGGCGTCATGCTGGGGAATGAATCATCGAAGGCGAGTTTTCAAACGGCACTGCCACATTTCGCGCCGCGCGCTAAGCGTGTGATCTTTCTTACTCAGTCAGGCGGCCCATCGCAAATTGAACTTTTCGATCACAAACCCGAATTGCATCGACTTGCCGGAACAGAGCTTCCTGACAGCGTCCGGCAAGGCCAGCGACTGACCGGGATGACGGCAGGAAAGAAGCAACTGGTGCTTCCACCGATTACCAAGTTTAAGCCCAATCGGCGCTGTGGCACGATGATTGGTGAATGGTTGCCTCATATCGGTGCGATCGCAGACGAGATCTGTGTTGTTCGGTCGATGGTCACTGACCAAATCAACCACGCGCCGGCGATGACAAAGTTCCTGACGGGGCATCAATTGGCAGGACGTCCAAGTTTTGGCTGTTGGGCAAGCTACGGTCTTGGCAGTATGAATCGGAACCTTCCAGACTATGTCGTCCTACTTTCCAGGATGAAACGCGCAAGCGATCAACCGTTGTACGATCATTACTGGGGCAGTGGTTTTCTGCCCTCGAAGCACCAAGGGGTAAAGCTTCGCAGTGCCAAGGATCCTGTTCTCTACCTGAATGATCCCGAAGGATACCCACGCCAACTCAGGCGAGGCATGTTAGACGGCTTGGAGGCATTGAATCGAAAGCGTTTCCGGCAAACACTTGATCCTGAAATCGAAACTCGGATCGAGCAGTATGAAATGGCGTTTCGGATGCAGGCTAGTATCCCTGAACTGACCGATTTGAGAGATGAAGCGGATGCCACGTTCGAGCTTTATGGACCCGACTCTCGTCGTCCCGGAAGTTACGCCGCCAACTGTATTCTTGCTCGCCGTCTCGCGGAACGAGGTGTTCGTTTCATTCAGTTGTTTCACCCTGATTGGGATCACCATTCGCGTTTGAGTTCCTGGTGTGTTTCGCGCTGCGTCGATACAGACCAACCGAGTGCCGCATTGATCGTGGATTTGAAACGACGTGGTTTGTTGGATGACACGCTTGTGATTTGGGGCGGCGAGTTCGGAAGAAGTGTTGCCGGACAAGGCGATTGGAAATCACCCGAAGCTGGCCGTGACCATCATCCTCGTTGCTTTTCGATTTGGATGGCAGGCGCCGGAATCAAACCAGGGATCACGTACGGTGCGACGGACGACTATAGCTACAACGCCGTCGAAAATCCGGTGCATGTGCGAGACCTTCACGCGACTGCCCTGCATCTAATGGGAGTCGATCATGAACGGTTTACTTACCGTTATCAAGGATTGGACTTTAAACTGACCGGCGTGGAAGATAGCCGCGTGGTCAACGAAATTATCGCGTGA
- the hemE gene encoding uroporphyrinogen decarboxylase: MSVEADYSGLHVASLESRRASEMERLIQRYGGVAHVSPSMREVPIDPNREAIDFAYRVMTGEIGIVVFMTGVGFRFLMKAIEKHVDTQRFIDALSDITTICRGPKPVAAMREFGIQPTHRIGEPNTWREILQYIDREKVGIANQIVGLQEYGISNASLIAGLEARGAIVAPLRVYGWEFPEQTDLLRENIKALSEGKRDVLLLTSAHQIVNMLRMAEQMGMSDQLRRGLRSTAIVSIGPTTSQMLNECEFRADMEPSHPKMGHLVVESARQSATMVARKRRLRQTDVAIQESKDLAMENEQASTNHPSVDSLFMKACRGEATERTPIWLMRQAGRYMAEYREVRANQSFLELCYNPKLCSEVMCTAVERLGVDAAIIFSDLLPLLEPLGFDLEFVAGDGPVIHNPIRNEGDLTRLKRLEDPQSLGFVYETVKQTRKDLPESIPVIGFSGSPFTLASYAIEGGGSKVYTQTKKLMYGSLSSTTGGAWGELMATLTEAITVYLNHQIAAGAQCVQLFDSWAGCLSPIEYTEFVQPWMEKIIAGIAPNVPVINFATGNPELLPLLRGDSRTVVGVDWRVPLRDAWDRIGHDKSVQGNLDPAVLLAEPDVIRKRAGAILSSVSDLDGHIFNLGHGVFKETPVEHAIALIEAVKELSAK; the protein is encoded by the coding sequence ATGTCTGTCGAAGCTGACTATTCTGGATTGCACGTCGCTTCTCTTGAAAGTCGTCGCGCAAGCGAGATGGAACGTTTGATCCAGCGGTATGGTGGTGTCGCACACGTCAGCCCTTCGATGCGTGAAGTTCCGATCGATCCGAACCGTGAAGCGATCGATTTTGCCTATCGGGTGATGACGGGCGAAATCGGAATCGTCGTTTTTATGACCGGCGTCGGATTCCGTTTTCTCATGAAGGCGATCGAAAAGCACGTTGATACCCAGCGATTTATCGATGCCCTTTCGGATATCACGACGATCTGCCGTGGCCCGAAACCGGTGGCGGCCATGCGGGAATTCGGGATCCAGCCGACACACCGCATCGGTGAGCCAAACACTTGGCGTGAAATCCTGCAGTACATCGACCGCGAAAAGGTCGGCATCGCGAATCAAATCGTGGGCTTGCAGGAGTACGGGATTTCCAACGCTTCGTTGATCGCTGGACTCGAGGCTCGTGGTGCAATCGTGGCACCGCTGCGGGTTTACGGTTGGGAATTCCCAGAACAGACTGACTTGCTACGTGAAAACATCAAGGCGCTCTCCGAAGGAAAACGCGACGTTCTGCTGCTGACCAGTGCCCATCAAATTGTCAACATGTTGCGTATGGCGGAACAAATGGGCATGTCAGATCAGCTTCGTCGCGGACTACGCAGCACAGCAATCGTCTCGATCGGTCCGACCACAAGCCAGATGCTCAATGAATGTGAGTTTCGAGCTGACATGGAACCGTCGCATCCCAAGATGGGGCATTTGGTCGTCGAATCGGCTCGCCAGTCGGCAACGATGGTCGCACGAAAACGACGTCTTCGGCAAACCGATGTCGCGATCCAAGAATCCAAAGACTTAGCAATGGAAAACGAACAAGCGTCTACAAATCATCCTTCGGTCGATAGCTTGTTTATGAAAGCTTGCCGAGGCGAAGCGACCGAACGGACGCCGATTTGGTTGATGCGGCAGGCCGGTCGATACATGGCTGAATATCGCGAGGTACGCGCAAACCAGAGCTTCCTGGAGCTTTGCTACAACCCCAAGCTTTGCAGCGAAGTGATGTGCACTGCGGTCGAGCGATTGGGAGTCGATGCGGCGATTATCTTTTCGGACTTGCTGCCCCTATTAGAACCGCTCGGGTTCGACCTGGAATTCGTCGCCGGCGATGGTCCTGTTATTCACAATCCCATCCGTAACGAAGGCGATTTGACACGGCTGAAACGCCTCGAAGACCCGCAATCGCTGGGCTTCGTCTATGAAACTGTCAAGCAAACGAGAAAGGATCTTCCCGAATCGATACCTGTGATTGGGTTCTCCGGTTCGCCGTTTACATTGGCTAGCTATGCGATCGAAGGCGGGGGAAGCAAGGTTTATACGCAAACCAAAAAGTTGATGTATGGTTCGCTTAGCTCCACGACTGGTGGGGCTTGGGGCGAGCTGATGGCGACGCTAACCGAAGCGATCACCGTGTACTTGAATCATCAAATCGCAGCTGGCGCGCAGTGCGTGCAACTGTTCGACAGTTGGGCGGGTTGTCTGTCTCCGATCGAGTACACCGAATTTGTTCAGCCCTGGATGGAGAAGATCATTGCCGGGATCGCTCCCAACGTTCCGGTGATTAACTTTGCAACCGGAAATCCAGAGTTGCTGCCTTTGCTCCGAGGCGATAGCCGGACTGTTGTCGGAGTCGATTGGCGAGTTCCGCTACGAGACGCTTGGGACCGGATCGGTCACGACAAGAGCGTGCAAGGAAACTTGGACCCGGCTGTTTTGTTGGCGGAACCCGATGTGATTCGAAAACGGGCAGGTGCGATCCTCTCCAGCGTTTCCGATTTGGACGGACATATCTTTAATCTAGGACATGGCGTATTCAAGGAAACACCCGTGGAACATGCCATCGCCTTGATTGAAGCCGTCAAAGAGCTGAGTGCCAAGTAG